One window of the Mixophyes fleayi isolate aMixFle1 chromosome 6, aMixFle1.hap1, whole genome shotgun sequence genome contains the following:
- the ATP5F1E gene encoding ATP synthase F(1) complex subunit epsilon, mitochondrial, with protein sequence MVAYWRQAGLSYIRYSQICAQAVRAALKPQFKVEAEKVAAANVKVVKAKKE encoded by the exons ATGGTTGCGTACTGGAGACAAGCCGGGCTCAG TTACATCCGTTACTCTCAGATCTGTGCCCAGGCAGTGAGAGCAGCGCTGAAACCACAGTTTAAAGTGGAGGCAGAAAAGGTTGCAGCTGCCAATGTGAAGGTcgttaaagcaaaaaaagagtga